The sequence TCCACCACACCTTCCCTTTTCCAAGGACCACCTTCACatcttaaaatatattatcaacATATTTCGTACGCACCAATATAATATTCATTGTATGCTCAAGAATCCCTTTTCATGGCTTCTGAAAACTGTGTAATTTGCCTGGTAAGAGCCATGGACAAGCTCTGGTTTCACCAAATGATCCTATTTCCTAAACACTATTCTTTCCTTTTCCCTGAAATCCCCAAAACATGCACGCAGCCCCACACAAGATCACCTgattatttatccaaaaacACCTCCCAGAGTACTTGTGTTATCACATGCCAAGAAACTTCACCTGTACCATCTGTAATAATATTGAATAATTCTGCTCAGCGGGTAAGTAATACAATATTTCTATATAAGAAACAAATTAAACACGCACTACAAGCATATTTTTGTGTACccttttttattcttttgttcGATAATCTGAAGGAAAAAGCCAGCATTCAAAGAAGGGTTGGCGATGAAGAAATTACACAGCAAACAAAAATGGCTCGAAAAGAATCAAGAAACACCAGGTACCTCGATTTATCGACGAAAATATTGCAGAAGACGATGAGTTGGAAGAGCTCGGGGGAGCTTGAGCTTGAAGAAGTGAAGGGTTTCATGGATTTGGGCTtcactttcaagaaagaaaacatGAACAGACGCATAATGAGCTTAATCCCTGGATTACAGAGAATCCAAGCGTACAAAAACGACTCtagtaatttgaaattattgatcAATGATTATGATTATGGCACTGAacaagatgaagaagaagttgGCGATAAAAAAGGGGTGATGAGGCCGTATTTATCAGAGGCGTGGCTGATAAAAAGACCCGAATCTTCATCGTTGAATCTGAGGATTCCTAGGGTTTCAACTGCTGCGAATATGAAGAAACACTTGAAGTTTTGGGCTAGAATGGTGGCATCCGCGATTCACCCAGAATCTCGATAAGCTGGAGAATCTCCACTCGCTTTTCTTCTTCCAAAAACTCGAGTCGAGACCGGCTTGGTCTCACCCTGATACGAAAAAGAAAAACTCGAGTCAATTTCTTAATCGTCGTTTTACTTGTGTAAACGGGtaaatctatatttttttatccaaaaataatatgaaGATTGAAAAGGATGGGTGAGAAATTAAATTGTTTTGTTGtacaatattattaaaatatatatttttttgctcAGTTCGTAGTTCATCTAACATCACAACTTCAAATTTAAGATAAGGTATTGAGTTTGACTGTTAATTACAACAATCTACCTTCCTAactaaaaaaatacattaattTTAGATAATTCTGTGTGTGTATAAGGAtaataataactaaaaataagcaatatttaggaatctaattaaatattttaatattaattcataaataatgtgaaaaatattatatgtcCAAAGAGCGTCCAAATATTTCCTTTCTCTGAAGTTTTACGGATATGCCACTAAACGAGTCCAATTTATATACATGCCGTACGCCGACTGAGAAGGTGTCCGATTTTTAAAAAGGCCcagaatttaaataaatatattgagcCCAATAGAGTGGGCTAGACTTCAAGTACGTCACATGGGCAACGTTCTTTGTAATAGAGGCCCACAAAGAACCCACCCTTTTTGCTTGGCACATTTAGCGAGCGTAGAAGTCGCGAATAAGCAATTGCATCATTTCAAAtcgaaaattcaattttttaactaaatatttatttttagaatacTGTTTTTAGCATTGTTCGATGTCATGAAGCGACGATAAATTTAAGATAATGTATAATGCATactttgttctttttttttgggCAAAAAATCATGCATACCTTTTgtgttaatatatatatatatattgtatagtCGTGTGATGCATCGTGAGACACTCTCGATGGTTTAGGTTTCTGCTAGACATGTCACATGTTGAAAATATAGCATGTTTAGAAGCTTCAAAATATCGATCTTCGCActgattatataaaattttaggaTAACTGGAAAAATCAATATTCTTAACCAAATTTTGGTGGTTTCCACTGATACAAGGAGAGCTCACGAAATAATTTGATGTATGCTATATAACTAACAGAAGACTAGCCAAAATATAGTAGAAGACGATAATGCACAACTCAAGAAAATACACGAAATGACGATCCACATTTGAAATggtgataaattaaattttcaacttCTAATTAGTCTGTGTGTagtgaaatataatataattgtatTATTTGTGATTGAAACCATGATCCCTATCTTTCTTTATACCAATAAATTGTGATATTAAAAGAATGGTTGCAAGTTGATTTTCTTGCAAGTGACATAATAGCTGTTTGCTGTTGACTGTCACCCACATGCTATTCGCTTTGTTGCATACTTTTCTGTTTCTTCAATGAAAAtgagttctttttttttttattaaggagAAAATAATTGAAAGGTACTGCGGATAAAGGATGATGATAGGCTTAGATGTCCACTCCATTTTGTTCCTTCCAAATAACGGAATATGTTATTTCCCTTTCCAAAACATGATGAATTCTGCTGTACACTCCTTCCTCTGTTTGGAATTTTTCTCAGTTGGTATTGGGATTATGAAAGAGGGTATAAGCTCGCTCATTTCCCTAGACGTTGGTGTCCTAaaagatttttcatttttttccgcGACAAGGCAAATGTAGGTAGCCTTGGGGGAATGGGATGAAAATATTACCGTTGGCATCAAACGTGTGGCATCCACGTGTCTTGTTCTATGCTTCTTTGGATACCCTTTCTCCCACCATTGTCCACAATCACTCGCTATTCCTTAGTTTATTTCCTTTTTACATTGTCGTTTTATTAAGTTTCCAAAAGATCTCCATCTTTATTACTTCCTTGATTCGAGATTCTTCTTCTTATTATCCTCTAATTCTATCTGGATCAAGCCAAGATTTTTTTTTGATGGGGTTCTGAAAGTCTAGCCATGTCGCTTCTTTCATGTGGCTTTTGTTCCATTGTTGCAAAGATTTTGCTTTTGTCTGTCTTTTTCGCCGGAAATTCCATCTCCGGTACTGAATTTGACTTCGGGACGCTGACTCTGACCAGCTTGAAGCTCCTCGGAGACGCGCATTTGAGCAATGGGAGCGTGAGGCTCACTCGAGATCTCACCGTCCCCAATTCCGGCGCAGGGAAAGTATTATACTCCAAGCCCGTCAAGTTCCGTGAACCGGGGACTCAGAACCCCGCGAGCTTTtcctctttcttttctttctccATTACCAATCTGAACCCCTCCTCCATCGGCGGTGGCTTGGCTTTCGTAATTTCACCCGACGATCAGTTCATAGGGGACGCCGGCGGGTTTCTCGGTGTCATGGACCGGAAGAACACCCAGAACGGCGTCGTGGCTGTCGAATTCGACACCTTAATGGACATTCAATTCAAGGATATCAACGGGAATCATGTGGGACTGGATTTGAACTCTATGATTTCAACCCAAGTTTGTGATTTGGATATAATCGACGTCGATCTCAAGAGCGGAGATCTTGTCAACTCGTGGGTCGATTATTCCGGGTCAACCCGGATGATCAATGTGTACGTATCGTATTCCAACATGAAGCCGAAAGAACCGATCATATCCACCACTTTTGATCTAAACGAGTACATACTGAACGATTTCATGTTTGTCGGGTTTTCCGGGTCGACCCAGGGGAGCACGGAGATCCATAGCATTGAGTGGTGGAGTTTCAGTTCTTTTTTCGACGAGGATACTGGTTACAACTCGGTATTTCCGACTGTGAAATCGCCCCCACCTCCGGCTAATTTAATGAACCCAACGGCTGACACAGTCAAACCGCCGCCACCTTCATCGACGCCTCTGGAATCAGATGATAATGACACGGCAGCGATACAAGAAACGCAAAAAAATAGTGGGAAATGCCACAACCGGTTATGTAAGGATGGGCCGGGGGCGGTTGTCGGAGTTGTCACCGCCGGGGCATTCGTCCTGGTATTTTGTGCCGTAGCATTGATATGGGCTTATTCCAAGAAAATCAAGGGTGTAAAAACACCCGAGACATTGGCTTCGGATGTGATCAAAATGCCGAGGGAATTTAGCTACAAGGAGCTAAAAGTTGCTACGAAAGAATTCGATTCTCATAGAGTCATCGGACATGGTGCATTTGGAACGGTTTACAGAGGTGTATTGCCTGCTACGGGTGAAATTGTGGCGGTCAAGAGATGTAGCCACAGCGGACAGGGGAAGGCCGAGTTTTTATCAGAGTTGTCCATCATTGGTACACTCAGGCATAGAAATCTTGTTAGGCTTCAAGGTTGGTGCCACGAGAAGGGTGAAATTTTGTTGGTTTATGATTTGATGGCAAATGGGAGTCTGGACAAGGCATTGTTCGAGTCAAGAATGGTTTTACCTTGGCCTTATAGGAGTAAGATTTTACTCGGTGTCGCTTCGGCTTTGGCATATTTGCACCAAGAATGTGAAAATCAAGTGATTCATAGGGATATCAAGGCCAGCAACATTATGTTAGATGAAGGGTTCAATGCAAGATTAGGAGACTTTGGGTTAGCTAGACAGATTGAGCATGACAAGTCTCCGGATGCCACCGTGGCTGCAGGCACAATGGGATACTTGGCTCCTGAGTACTTGTTAACTGGCAGAGCAACCGAGAAAACCGACGTTTTTAGCTATGGAGCGGTTGTCCTAGAGGTGGCAAGTGGGCGGAGGCCCATTGAGAAAGAGGTTATAGGGGTAGGAAAAGTTGGGGTGAGTAGTAATTTGGTGGAATGGGTGTGGAGTTTGCACAGAGAAGGAAGGTTGATGGTGGCATCAGATCCGAGGCTCGGGAACGAGTACAATGAGGAGGAGATGAGACGAGTGCTAATGGTAGGGCTTGCATGTTCGCACCCCGACCCAATGGCTCGACCTACGATGAGGGTCGTGGTTCAAATGCTGGTGGGTGAAGCTGAGGTCCCAATTGTACCAAGAACTAAGCCAACTTTGAGTTTCAGCACATCCCACCTTTTGATGACGTTGCAAGATAGCGTGACTGATTTGAATGAGATGCTCACCCTTTCCACATCCTCATCTGAAAATAGTTTCACCTGTGGTGGTAGTAGTCACGGCCTAGAGTTGGTGTGAACGGTGATAACTCCGGTTGGCTAATTTCGCTTGTCTATTCGTTAACTTATATACATTGATTAAGTTAAACTTTGTATCTAACATTATTGACTTCATTTTTAGCCTAATGTACGTACTATGTTGTAAGATTTGAAGATTCAAGTGTCCATCTTTTCCAAATATTATGACACGAAAGGAGGAAAGGACTAAATGAAATAAATGGTGGTCAATTTCTTGCACAGGGTCCTTTGACTTTTTGTTTGTAGGTTGGTTGGTGGTTGCTTTCACTGATGAAAACACCATTTTTGACAAAAGCGAAAACAAAAGCTTTTGAGTTATTGTAAAGAGCCAGTGATATGATTGGAAGAAGAAAGGCCTACTAACTTCT comes from Primulina huaijiensis isolate GDHJ02 chromosome 2, ASM1229523v2, whole genome shotgun sequence and encodes:
- the LOC140971719 gene encoding L-type lectin-domain containing receptor kinase VIII.1-like produces the protein MSLLSCGFCSIVAKILLLSVFFAGNSISGTEFDFGTLTLTSLKLLGDAHLSNGSVRLTRDLTVPNSGAGKVLYSKPVKFREPGTQNPASFSSFFSFSITNLNPSSIGGGLAFVISPDDQFIGDAGGFLGVMDRKNTQNGVVAVEFDTLMDIQFKDINGNHVGLDLNSMISTQVCDLDIIDVDLKSGDLVNSWVDYSGSTRMINVYVSYSNMKPKEPIISTTFDLNEYILNDFMFVGFSGSTQGSTEIHSIEWWSFSSFFDEDTGYNSVFPTVKSPPPPANLMNPTADTVKPPPPSSTPLESDDNDTAAIQETQKNSGKCHNRLCKDGPGAVVGVVTAGAFVLVFCAVALIWAYSKKIKGVKTPETLASDVIKMPREFSYKELKVATKEFDSHRVIGHGAFGTVYRGVLPATGEIVAVKRCSHSGQGKAEFLSELSIIGTLRHRNLVRLQGWCHEKGEILLVYDLMANGSLDKALFESRMVLPWPYRSKILLGVASALAYLHQECENQVIHRDIKASNIMLDEGFNARLGDFGLARQIEHDKSPDATVAAGTMGYLAPEYLLTGRATEKTDVFSYGAVVLEVASGRRPIEKEVIGVGKVGVSSNLVEWVWSLHREGRLMVASDPRLGNEYNEEEMRRVLMVGLACSHPDPMARPTMRVVVQMLVGEAEVPIVPRTKPTLSFSTSHLLMTLQDSVTDLNEMLTLSTSSSENSFTCGGSSHGLELV
- the LOC140961916 gene encoding uncharacterized protein; this translates as MASENCVICLVRAMDKLWFHQMILFPKHYSFLFPEIPKTCTQPHTRSPDYLSKNTSQSTCVITCQETSPVPSVIILNNSAQREKASIQRRVGDEEITQQTKMARKESRNTRYLDLSTKILQKTMSWKSSGELELEEVKGFMDLGFTFKKENMNRRIMSLIPGLQRIQAYKNDSSNLKLLINDYDYGTEQDEEEVGDKKGVMRPYLSEAWLIKRPESSSLNLRIPRVSTAANMKKHLKFWARMVASAIHPESR